The Blastopirellula sediminis sequence GAGGCTGAATCTGGCGTCCGAGTCTGGGGAGGAATTCACCAAAGCCGATGAAGTGAATGGGCTGGTATACTTCACCCCGCCGAGCGGATGGGGGGTGTTGGGGCTGCAAGAGATCTACAATTTTCGCGAGCTGATCTGGACGCTGGCCGCTCGCGATCTCAAGGTGCGCTACCGGCAGACCGCCATCGGCGTGATTTGGGCGATTCTACAACCACTGGCGATGATGACCATCTTTACGGTCATGTTTCGACTCATGGGACGTGTCCCAGTGGAGGAGGGCGTTCCTTATGTGGTCGCCGTACTCTGCGGTTTGTTGCCTTGGCAATTGTTTGCGTCAACGCTGAACAGCGCCAGCGGCAGTCTCGTCGAACACCAGAATCTGATTGCAAAAGTCTACTTTCCCCGCGCCGTTTTACCGATCGCGTCGATGGCAGGCGGAATCGTCGATTTTACCATTGGCTTTAGTCTGTTGGCTTTGGCGATGATGTGGTACGGCGTCGCACCTACGTGGGCGATGTTGTTGATTCCAGCGTTCATTCTGCTGACGCTGGTCGCTTCGCTAGCCGCCGGACTTTGGCTATCCGCACTCAATGCGATTTACCGAGACATTGGCTACGTCGTTCCGTTCGTCTTGCAGGTCGGATTTTTTCTAAGTCCGGTCGTCTATGAAACGGACGCGTTGATCCCGCCGGAGTATCGCTTGATCTACTCTCTGAATCCGATGGTGGGCGTGATCGACGGCTTACGTTGGGCGGCGCTCGGCCATACGCCTCCGGCGATTGGATCAATGCTCGTGTCGCTGGGTTGTCTGCTGCTGGTGCTGTTGGGCGGCATGGCCTATTTCCGTCAAGTGGAGCGGCATCTCGCCGATCGGATCTAAGGTCATGAGCCATATCGCCATCCGAGTTGAAAACATCGGCAAACGCTATCGTCGCGGCTCCGCCGCTCCGTACCAGCGTTTCTCGGAAATGCTGCAGCGCGTTCCCGCAGCCGTGCTAGACGCCGCGCGAGGAGCGTTTCAGGCCAAGTCGCAAACGGACGACCAAAGCGAATTCTGGGCGCTGAAAGACGTTTCCTTCGACGTGAAAGAGGGAGAAGTGCTAGGCGTCATTGGGCGTAATGGCGCTGGCAAAAGCACGCTACTCAAGATCCTCTCTCGCATTACGGAACCAACTACCGGCCGCTTCGGCGTCCGGGGCCGTCTGGCCAGTCTGCTTGAAGTCGGAACCGGCTTCCACCCGGAACTTACTGGGCGCGAAAACATCTACCTAAGCGGCGCGATCCTTGGCATGAGCCGCGCCGAGATAAAACGCCGCTTCGACGAGATCGTCGCCTTCGCCGAGATCGATGAAGCCCTCGACACTCCGGTCAAACGCTATTCGAGCGGCATGTATGTCCGCTTAGGCTTCGCCATCGCAGCACATCTGCAACCTGAGATTCTGATCGTCGACGAAGTCCTCGCGGTCGGAGATGCGGCGTTTCAGAAGAAGTGCTTAGGGAAGATGGGAGAGGTTGCCAACTCGGGACGGACGGTGTTGTTTGTTAGTCACAACATGACGGCGGTTGAGCGACTTTGTACGTCGGCGGTCTACTTGGAGCACGGAGAAATCCATTCGGCCGGCGATGTCGCCGATGTGCTTAAGCGGTACCTAAATGGGACAGACGCGTGTGAAGAGTCGCGTGGCAAGTTTGATGCATGGGGAAATGATCGCGTCAAACTTCACGGCGCAAGAGCCTACCGAAACTGTGGCGACGACCATTCGCAACGGCTCACGGTTGCAGACGAGATTACGTTGGAGTTTGACGTCAGCCTGTCGTCGGAGAACGTCGTCTTAACGCCAAGTCTAATTGTCAATACTTCTGACGCTTATCCGGCGTTTAACGTAACGCCGGCCGACAATCACCTCGGAACGCTTACACCGCTGCAAAGCGGTCGCCAGTTTATCCGCTGTCGCATTCCCGAGAATCTGCTCAATAACGGGGAATATAGCGCTACGCTCTATATCATCCGGGACGGTAGTCAGCCGGAATTCATGTTCGATCAAGCGATCCGATTTGAGGTAGACGAACACCCGCAAAAAAAGCTGAGTTGGTTCGGAAAACGCGTCGGCGCGACCAGGCCCCTTTTGAATTGGGAAATCTCCGTGGTGGAGCAGGACCTAAGTGTTGTTGGAAATGGATGACTCAAAGTTGTTGGAGAGAGCGTCATTGTTCCATGACGCAGTTTTTTCCCCGCGAGTACGGTTTCAGAACAAGCGGGCGAACAAGCGACGTTAGCAGAGATTGTCTATTGGCAATAACGATTTCGTCCGCGTGTGGCGAAATCGGCCGTTAGACAGGTAACGAGTAATTGAAAATGAGCGTACGTGCAGGAATGTTGGCGACCGCAGGAAGAGTAATTCAGAGAGCTGGCGACACGTTGGCGTTCATCGGACAACGAGTCGAGCAGAGAGCGAATCGAAATTCTGCTCAAAGGCGTTTGTCGCAAAACGCTCAGCCTTTGAAGCTTCACATCGGCTGCGGCACGATCCGTTTTGACGGTTGGGTAAACATCGACGCGCTCCCGACGGAAGCCGCCGACGTGGTTCTGGATGTGACGCACGGGATCCCGGCCCCCGATAATTCCTGCAAGTACGTCTATAACGAGCACTTTCTAGAACACATTTCGGTTGAAGACGCTGTACGCCTGATTGCGGAAGTTCACCGAATCTTGCAGCCTGGCGGGGTTCTTCGAATCGCGATGCCGTCGATTGAAGTATGCGTCGCACGATATATGCGAGAGAACTGGAAAGAAGACGAAGCGATCATCCGGAACGGACTGACTTGGTTAGAGACGAAGGCGGAAATGCTCAACGTCGCATTCCGGAACTGGGGGCATCAATGGCTCTACGACGAAGAAGAATTGCGTCGACGCTTGCTAGAGGGCGGTTTCCAGGACATTGCGTTTTTTCCGGCTGGCGATAGCGGCCATGAGGAACTGCGTGGAAGGGAATCGCGGCAAGAGTCGTTACTCGTTTGTGAGGCGACCAAACGATGACCCGTTCTGCGGAACTGGCTGACAGCGGAGCCCAAGAGAACGTGACTCGCCAAAGCGGTTCCGAGGACCAATCGTGGCGTGACGTTCTGAATAGGGAGTTTCTCTTTATCATCGGATCTGATCGAAGCGGAACGACGTG is a genomic window containing:
- a CDS encoding class I SAM-dependent methyltransferase encodes the protein MKLHIGCGTIRFDGWVNIDALPTEAADVVLDVTHGIPAPDNSCKYVYNEHFLEHISVEDAVRLIAEVHRILQPGGVLRIAMPSIEVCVARYMRENWKEDEAIIRNGLTWLETKAEMLNVAFRNWGHQWLYDEEELRRRLLEGGFQDIAFFPAGDSGHEELRGRESRQESLLVCEATKR
- a CDS encoding ABC transporter permease, translating into MIEDSNQPNSGRLNLASESGEEFTKADEVNGLVYFTPPSGWGVLGLQEIYNFRELIWTLAARDLKVRYRQTAIGVIWAILQPLAMMTIFTVMFRLMGRVPVEEGVPYVVAVLCGLLPWQLFASTLNSASGSLVEHQNLIAKVYFPRAVLPIASMAGGIVDFTIGFSLLALAMMWYGVAPTWAMLLIPAFILLTLVASLAAGLWLSALNAIYRDIGYVVPFVLQVGFFLSPVVYETDALIPPEYRLIYSLNPMVGVIDGLRWAALGHTPPAIGSMLVSLGCLLLVLLGGMAYFRQVERHLADRI
- a CDS encoding ABC transporter ATP-binding protein, with amino-acid sequence MSHIAIRVENIGKRYRRGSAAPYQRFSEMLQRVPAAVLDAARGAFQAKSQTDDQSEFWALKDVSFDVKEGEVLGVIGRNGAGKSTLLKILSRITEPTTGRFGVRGRLASLLEVGTGFHPELTGRENIYLSGAILGMSRAEIKRRFDEIVAFAEIDEALDTPVKRYSSGMYVRLGFAIAAHLQPEILIVDEVLAVGDAAFQKKCLGKMGEVANSGRTVLFVSHNMTAVERLCTSAVYLEHGEIHSAGDVADVLKRYLNGTDACEESRGKFDAWGNDRVKLHGARAYRNCGDDHSQRLTVADEITLEFDVSLSSENVVLTPSLIVNTSDAYPAFNVTPADNHLGTLTPLQSGRQFIRCRIPENLLNNGEYSATLYIIRDGSQPEFMFDQAIRFEVDEHPQKKLSWFGKRVGATRPLLNWEISVVEQDLSVVGNG